In Akkermansiaceae bacterium, the following are encoded in one genomic region:
- a CDS encoding DUF1080 domain-containing protein produces MSPIHQLLALSTFAISSLSAEEGFVPLFNGENLQGWTAARSKGKGDTGAFSVNQKEKAIHVYAGREAGTEQTTDCLNTDATFSHYILKLEYKWLGKRFAPRTDWDRDAGLLFHAHGNLRKVWPHSFEMQIGESPGDKKGNRRFHAGDLFVIGKHLRCKTLRKNGYYDPDGRPVTGGAVPTKLGAEKPKGEWNEMEIRILGSQKATFILNGQVVLELTDIEQKNKDGQYVPLEKGHIGLQAEWAELLYRNIRIKKLDRK; encoded by the coding sequence ATGTCCCCCATCCATCAACTACTCGCCCTCTCCACCTTCGCCATTTCCAGTCTCTCAGCTGAAGAAGGATTTGTCCCCCTCTTTAACGGCGAGAACCTACAAGGTTGGACCGCTGCCCGCAGCAAAGGCAAGGGCGATACGGGTGCCTTTTCAGTGAATCAAAAAGAGAAGGCCATCCACGTCTACGCAGGGAGGGAAGCGGGCACCGAACAAACCACTGATTGCCTCAACACCGATGCCACATTCAGCCACTACATCCTCAAACTCGAATACAAGTGGCTTGGCAAGCGCTTCGCACCGCGCACCGATTGGGACCGCGACGCAGGCCTGCTTTTCCACGCCCACGGCAACCTCAGGAAAGTCTGGCCACACAGCTTCGAAATGCAAATCGGCGAGTCCCCAGGCGACAAAAAGGGGAATCGCCGCTTCCATGCCGGCGACCTGTTTGTCATTGGTAAACACCTCCGCTGCAAAACCCTCCGAAAAAATGGTTACTATGATCCAGATGGCAGACCCGTCACAGGCGGTGCCGTGCCCACCAAACTCGGTGCCGAAAAACCCAAGGGCGAGTGGAACGAAATGGAAATCCGCATCCTCGGCTCTCAAAAGGCCACCTTCATCCTCAACGGCCAGGTCGTGCTCGAGCTGACCGATATCGAGCAAAAAAACAAAGACGGCCAATACGTTCCACTCGAAAAAGGCCACATCGGCCTGCAAGCCGAATGGGCCGAGCTGCTCTACCGGAACATCCGGATCAAGAAACTTGATAGGAAGTAG
- a CDS encoding DUF2339 domain-containing protein has translation MEDNLRARLDALLRKQEEMQQYLHQLGEECKQIDQQLRKLPTASEKAPHDLRNLPNAIAGESHKIESSRPTATPPPIPPQLKVIVATNPSKATSTDPKQDQPGPAVSDLPTAFSSATMSAVVPPQEKKPPVKTATVNTGDWELNFGKVWLVRIGILFLLTGLIFLSTYAYKNWLFHAGPGAKVAFFMTVSLTLTGTGMWLDKWKEKFRQYGRVLASGGLAAGYYTIYACHFVPSLQLVDSTILAGVLLTLWAGLILAYAVWKKSRVVAVMAIGLAFYGTIVNPSGWLSLFSALLLSSAGMWLMVRFRWITIGLGTVLAAYVSHAFWLGFYPQAVESTVRFTYLASYWLLFTAALTVPRARKMPEQIQRAFCAINNGAAWCLTVFLVPDMIPHTEIGWISIGVGALWIAIALISRTDKVWDKSLALVYGYQGLLIASLGVLLEATGYTRFLVMAVEACILLAGARYFGGWLARMVAAGAYLCAMITALPELNGGAFAPWPSYAALALVSAVFTALVRRDGVSMADERGSQADYVPLFPAALTWLVAGLGVFQQWSYASGVNGLMLTATLLMLAYFLIKHPRWKAWTGDVAMIGTIPVFAGIWWYLSGYTTLTITQSLIPWSVVGIYWYISPRLPQAWEDNAGSHTTSNNLSLEWLTSILFWIVTAATLTHHIEESAHWMILGGVIAVAGHAAAQYLRRPSIGAPALFFHIGALIAVVARGNYEPALGWMPAVMLLIHLALTDRFWDMFEKRVMRALLALGVVIATGTHAVQEFDRPDLTLTALGLSLLVWAYRRNDTGFAITGGAFPIVIACVNAIASHNDQDWPRYLPSLCALVMHGLLWLDTQADETKLANWKPVRVILLVAGLASLLYASTAHVQASFEGAGVAICWALLATALFCAGLTMRCRPYRLIGLWLLAAAVLHVVCIDVMKLDTLGRILSFISLGLVLLGLGFLYNKFQETIKKFI, from the coding sequence ATGGAGGACAACTTACGTGCCAGGCTTGATGCCCTTTTGCGGAAACAGGAGGAAATGCAGCAGTATCTGCATCAGTTAGGGGAGGAGTGCAAACAGATCGACCAACAACTGCGGAAGCTCCCGACAGCTTCCGAGAAGGCACCTCATGACCTGCGCAATCTCCCGAATGCGATTGCCGGGGAGAGCCACAAAATCGAGTCCTCCAGACCCACGGCAACACCTCCTCCCATCCCGCCTCAGCTGAAGGTCATTGTGGCAACGAATCCAAGTAAAGCGACGTCGACCGACCCGAAACAAGACCAGCCCGGCCCCGCCGTGTCCGATTTACCAACGGCGTTTTCCTCAGCCACCATGAGCGCGGTGGTGCCTCCCCAAGAAAAAAAGCCGCCGGTCAAAACAGCCACCGTCAACACCGGCGACTGGGAACTCAATTTCGGCAAAGTCTGGCTGGTCAGGATCGGGATTCTATTTCTCCTGACGGGCCTCATTTTCCTCAGCACCTACGCTTATAAAAACTGGCTGTTCCATGCCGGCCCGGGGGCGAAGGTGGCGTTTTTCATGACCGTGTCCCTGACCCTAACAGGCACCGGCATGTGGCTGGACAAGTGGAAGGAGAAGTTCCGCCAGTACGGTCGGGTGCTGGCATCCGGCGGGCTTGCCGCAGGCTATTACACGATCTACGCCTGCCACTTCGTGCCGTCGTTGCAACTGGTCGACAGCACCATCCTGGCAGGCGTCCTGCTGACGCTTTGGGCGGGACTCATCCTGGCGTATGCGGTTTGGAAAAAATCGCGTGTGGTGGCGGTGATGGCGATAGGCCTGGCCTTCTACGGCACGATCGTCAACCCGTCTGGCTGGCTTTCGCTTTTCTCCGCCCTACTGCTGTCGAGTGCCGGTATGTGGTTGATGGTCAGGTTCCGCTGGATAACGATCGGACTTGGCACGGTGTTGGCCGCCTATGTCTCACACGCATTCTGGCTTGGATTCTACCCGCAGGCGGTCGAGTCCACCGTGCGTTTCACCTATTTGGCGTCCTACTGGTTGCTGTTTACCGCGGCCCTCACCGTCCCCAGGGCGCGCAAGATGCCGGAGCAGATCCAGCGTGCCTTTTGCGCCATCAACAATGGTGCCGCATGGTGCCTGACGGTGTTCCTCGTACCTGACATGATTCCCCATACGGAAATCGGGTGGATCTCCATCGGCGTGGGAGCCTTGTGGATTGCCATCGCTTTGATCTCCCGCACCGACAAGGTGTGGGACAAGTCGCTGGCGCTGGTCTATGGCTATCAAGGCCTCCTCATTGCCAGTTTGGGGGTATTGTTAGAAGCCACCGGATACACCCGTTTCCTGGTGATGGCGGTGGAGGCGTGCATCCTTCTGGCAGGAGCGCGATACTTCGGAGGCTGGCTGGCCCGTATGGTCGCTGCCGGTGCCTACCTCTGCGCCATGATCACCGCGCTGCCGGAGTTGAATGGTGGAGCATTCGCGCCTTGGCCAAGCTACGCGGCTTTGGCTCTTGTCTCCGCTGTGTTCACCGCCCTTGTGCGTCGCGATGGCGTATCGATGGCTGATGAACGTGGAAGCCAGGCTGATTATGTGCCACTTTTCCCCGCCGCCCTCACATGGCTGGTGGCCGGGCTGGGGGTGTTCCAGCAATGGTCTTATGCCTCAGGGGTCAACGGACTGATGCTGACCGCCACCCTGCTGATGCTCGCCTATTTCCTGATCAAACACCCACGCTGGAAGGCATGGACGGGCGACGTGGCCATGATCGGAACCATCCCTGTCTTTGCCGGCATTTGGTGGTATCTCAGTGGCTACACGACGCTGACTATCACGCAATCATTGATTCCATGGTCTGTCGTTGGCATCTACTGGTACATCAGCCCCAGGCTACCCCAGGCATGGGAGGATAATGCAGGCAGCCATACCACCTCTAACAACCTATCCCTTGAGTGGCTCACCAGTATCCTGTTCTGGATTGTCACCGCAGCCACCCTGACACACCACATTGAGGAATCCGCCCACTGGATGATCCTTGGCGGGGTGATTGCTGTCGCCGGACATGCTGCGGCCCAATACTTACGCCGACCCAGCATCGGTGCACCCGCCCTGTTTTTCCATATCGGGGCATTGATCGCTGTCGTTGCCAGAGGCAACTACGAACCCGCCCTCGGATGGATGCCTGCGGTGATGCTGCTCATCCATCTGGCGCTTACAGACAGGTTCTGGGATATGTTTGAAAAGAGAGTGATGCGGGCTCTTCTGGCCCTGGGTGTCGTCATTGCAACCGGCACTCACGCCGTTCAGGAATTCGATCGGCCCGACCTCACCCTAACGGCCTTGGGGTTGAGTTTGCTGGTCTGGGCCTATCGCCGAAACGATACCGGCTTTGCCATAACGGGGGGGGCTTTTCCGATTGTTATCGCCTGTGTCAACGCCATAGCCAGCCACAACGACCAGGACTGGCCCCGTTACCTTCCCAGCCTCTGCGCCCTGGTCATGCATGGCCTGTTGTGGTTGGACACCCAGGCGGATGAAACCAAGCTGGCCAACTGGAAACCCGTCCGTGTTATCTTACTCGTCGCGGGATTAGCCTCCCTCTTGTATGCCTCCACGGCACATGTCCAGGCCAGCTTCGAGGGTGCTGGGGTTGCCATCTGCTGGGCACTGTTAGCCACAGCACTGTTCTGCGCAGGTCTCACCATGCGCTGTCGGCCATACCGCCTGATCGGCCTGTGGTTGTTAGCGGCTGCCGTGCTTCACGTCGTGTGTATCGATGTGATGAAGCTGGATACGCTCGGCCGCATCCTCAGTTTCATCAGCCTGGGTCTTGTCCTGCTGGGACTCGGGTTTCTTTACAACAAATTCCAGGAAACCATCAAAAAGTTCATCTAG
- a CDS encoding DcrB-related protein: MKPFYCFLTVMLTVVGLVSAEKVTFDTKYSVEFPEGWKKSANPRKDALVYRETEAGDASFAIAKLELPENAKADLKATLKSMIDGFKQGMTVLEEPKMTEGAVDGKQAQFARVFVKAGEHKLDFFLVAVDGVDRVFIMQATLPASASEKSRNDCMKVIQSFEESR; the protein is encoded by the coding sequence ATGAAGCCGTTCTATTGTTTTCTCACGGTCATGCTAACAGTGGTTGGTCTGGTTTCCGCCGAGAAGGTGACTTTTGATACCAAGTATTCCGTCGAGTTCCCGGAAGGTTGGAAAAAATCCGCCAACCCACGAAAAGACGCCCTTGTTTATCGTGAAACCGAAGCTGGTGATGCCTCTTTTGCCATCGCCAAGCTGGAACTGCCGGAAAATGCCAAGGCCGATCTCAAGGCGACCCTGAAATCGATGATTGATGGCTTTAAGCAAGGCATGACGGTTCTGGAGGAGCCCAAGATGACCGAGGGAGCTGTCGATGGAAAACAAGCCCAGTTCGCCCGCGTCTTTGTGAAGGCGGGTGAGCATAAGCTTGACTTCTTTCTGGTTGCTGTCGATGGCGTCGACCGCGTCTTCATCATGCAGGCCACCCTGCCAGCCTCGGCATCGGAAAAATCCAGGAACGACTGCATGAAGGTGATCCAGTCGTTCGAAGAATCCCGCTAG
- the deoC gene encoding deoxyribose-phosphate aldolase: MKPHTSASPVRYDYSSSPPVDHVGIAERAARFTTRSIKNNTKREGLDLVLNMIDLTTLEGADTPNKVRQLCYKAEHLHDSIPGLPTTAAVCVYPTFVKTARAALGDKSPVKVASVATAFPSGHATLNQKLDETQFAVSEGADEVDMVISRGRFLSGDYNYVFDEIAAVKDACGQARLKVILETGELATLDNVRRASDIAIHAGADFIKTSTGKIASAATIPVTLVMLLAIRDHYFKTGQMVGMKPAGGISTSKLALHYLVMVQETLGPKWLDNQWFRFGASSLANDVLMQVAKLETSRYQAPQYFSKD; the protein is encoded by the coding sequence ATGAAGCCCCACACAAGCGCATCTCCAGTGCGATATGATTACTCCAGTTCTCCTCCCGTCGATCACGTCGGTATTGCCGAGCGCGCCGCGCGCTTCACCACACGCAGTATCAAAAACAACACCAAGCGTGAAGGCTTGGATCTGGTGTTGAACATGATCGACCTCACCACCCTGGAAGGAGCCGACACACCGAACAAGGTGCGCCAGCTTTGTTACAAGGCGGAACATCTGCACGATTCAATCCCCGGCCTCCCGACCACCGCGGCCGTATGCGTCTATCCCACTTTCGTAAAAACCGCCCGCGCAGCCCTCGGTGACAAGTCCCCCGTCAAGGTCGCGTCCGTCGCCACTGCGTTCCCATCCGGGCACGCCACGCTGAATCAAAAACTCGACGAAACCCAGTTCGCGGTCAGTGAAGGTGCGGATGAGGTGGATATGGTAATCTCACGGGGACGGTTTTTGTCGGGCGACTACAACTACGTTTTCGATGAAATCGCCGCCGTCAAGGACGCCTGTGGCCAAGCACGGCTCAAGGTGATCCTCGAAACCGGCGAGCTTGCCACCCTGGATAATGTGCGCCGGGCCAGTGACATCGCCATCCACGCGGGCGCTGATTTCATTAAAACATCCACCGGAAAGATTGCCTCAGCCGCCACCATTCCGGTCACTCTCGTGATGCTGTTAGCGATCCGCGACCACTACTTCAAGACCGGTCAAATGGTCGGCATGAAACCGGCCGGTGGTATTTCCACATCAAAACTAGCCCTTCACTACCTGGTGATGGTGCAAGAGACCCTCGGCCCCAAGTGGCTCGATAACCAGTGGTTCCGATTCGGCGCCAGTAGCCTCGCCAACGACGTTCTGATGCAGGTGGCCAAACTCGAAACCAGTCGTTACCAGGCTCCACAATATTTTTCCAAAGACTAG
- a CDS encoding aldehyde dehydrogenase family protein, with translation MPRKTKSTSNDWTNITYSPAPESASQVQIAKRYDHFIGGKWVAPAQKKYFATTNPATGKKLSEVAEGSQEDVDAAVKAARAAYNGPWGKMNGRERGKYIYRIARLIQERAREFAIIETLDGGKPIRESRDIDIPLAANHFFYYAGWADKLEFAFPNQKTSSLGVAGQVIPWNFPFLMAAWKIAPALATGNTVVLKPAETTPLTVLKLAQVIADSGLPDGVVNIVTGAGETGAALVNHPDIDKVAFTGSTGVGKLIQKSIAGTDKKVTLELGGKAANIILEDAPIDQAVEGVVNGIYFNQGHVCCAGSRLFVQENIYEEVMWKLKRRMDTLIVGDPLDKNTDIGAINSRQQLATIKSFIKTGLKDGGDMYQPSCDLPSKGYWCPPTVFTNVAQSSRIVQEEIFGPVLAVQTFRTVPEVIEKANNTPYGLSAGVWCDKGARLFQITGALDAGVVWGNTFNKFDPTSPFGGFKESGYGREGGLHGLGAYLNLEY, from the coding sequence ATGCCTAGAAAAACCAAATCAACATCCAATGACTGGACGAATATCACGTATTCGCCGGCCCCCGAATCCGCCTCGCAAGTGCAGATCGCTAAACGCTACGACCACTTCATCGGCGGCAAGTGGGTGGCTCCTGCACAAAAGAAATACTTCGCCACCACCAACCCTGCGACCGGGAAAAAACTCTCCGAGGTGGCGGAAGGTAGCCAAGAGGATGTCGATGCTGCCGTCAAGGCGGCCCGTGCCGCCTACAACGGTCCATGGGGGAAAATGAACGGACGTGAAAGAGGGAAATACATCTACCGCATCGCCCGGCTGATCCAGGAGCGCGCCCGTGAGTTTGCCATCATTGAAACCCTCGATGGCGGCAAACCGATCCGCGAGTCACGCGACATCGACATCCCGCTGGCGGCGAATCACTTTTTCTACTACGCGGGATGGGCCGATAAGTTAGAATTCGCTTTTCCTAACCAGAAAACCTCATCTCTCGGAGTGGCAGGCCAGGTCATCCCGTGGAACTTTCCCTTCCTGATGGCCGCTTGGAAAATCGCGCCCGCGCTCGCGACCGGAAACACCGTCGTACTCAAGCCTGCGGAAACGACTCCCCTGACGGTACTCAAACTCGCCCAAGTCATCGCCGACTCCGGACTGCCCGATGGCGTGGTTAACATCGTCACCGGTGCAGGCGAAACCGGAGCCGCGCTCGTCAATCACCCTGACATCGACAAGGTTGCCTTCACCGGCTCCACCGGGGTGGGCAAGCTGATCCAGAAATCCATCGCTGGAACCGATAAAAAGGTCACGCTCGAACTTGGAGGCAAGGCGGCCAACATCATCCTTGAGGATGCGCCTATCGACCAAGCGGTCGAGGGTGTCGTCAATGGCATCTATTTCAACCAAGGCCACGTTTGCTGCGCAGGCTCACGTCTTTTCGTACAGGAAAACATCTACGAGGAAGTCATGTGGAAACTGAAGCGCCGCATGGACACACTGATCGTTGGCGATCCACTTGATAAAAATACCGACATAGGCGCGATCAACTCGAGGCAGCAGTTGGCGACCATCAAGAGCTTCATCAAAACCGGCCTTAAGGATGGCGGCGATATGTATCAACCTAGCTGCGATCTTCCAAGCAAAGGATACTGGTGCCCCCCCACTGTGTTTACCAACGTTGCCCAATCGTCCCGTATCGTTCAGGAGGAAATCTTCGGTCCTGTGCTCGCGGTGCAAACCTTCCGCACCGTTCCCGAGGTGATCGAAAAAGCCAACAACACTCCGTATGGTCTCTCCGCTGGTGTCTGGTGCGATAAAGGTGCCCGGCTTTTCCAGATCACAGGCGCACTCGATGCCGGTGTCGTCTGGGGCAACACCTTTAACAAATTCGACCCCACCTCACCCTTCGGAGGCTTCAAGGAAAGCGGATACGGTCGCGAAGGTGGCCTGCACGGACTCGGTGCCTACCTTAATTTAGAATACTAA
- a CDS encoding aldehyde dehydrogenase family protein, whose product MERIEVLKTYKLYIGGQFPRTESGRYYTPAGKNGKALGNICLSSRKDFRNAVVAARTALGGWKKRDAFNRSQILYRIGEMLEGRRAQFEDELMLQGATAAAARKEVETAIDQCIYYAGWCDKYQQTFSSVNPVASPHFNFSVYEPVGVVAAIAPEKSSLAGLLGTILPIIAGGNSCVAIASESKPLCAITLAEALATSDLPGGVVNIITGNRAELLPHIGTHMDVNAVVASDLSDGDKTSLRTDATHNLKRIILRKDDPAKSESPYPILSTQEIKTTWHPIESSITGVAGY is encoded by the coding sequence ATGGAAAGAATCGAAGTTTTGAAAACATACAAACTCTACATCGGCGGACAGTTCCCCCGCACGGAGTCCGGCCGCTATTACACTCCCGCTGGAAAAAACGGCAAAGCTCTCGGCAACATCTGTCTCAGCTCGCGCAAGGATTTCCGCAACGCTGTCGTGGCCGCGCGAACGGCACTCGGCGGCTGGAAAAAACGTGATGCGTTTAACCGCAGCCAGATCCTCTACCGCATCGGAGAGATGTTAGAAGGTCGCCGCGCCCAGTTTGAAGATGAACTCATGCTGCAAGGAGCCACCGCAGCTGCTGCCCGCAAAGAAGTTGAAACCGCCATCGACCAGTGCATTTATTACGCTGGTTGGTGCGACAAGTATCAGCAGACGTTTTCATCGGTGAATCCGGTCGCCAGTCCCCACTTTAACTTCTCCGTGTACGAGCCCGTAGGTGTCGTCGCGGCCATCGCTCCGGAAAAGTCATCCCTCGCAGGCCTGCTCGGCACCATCCTACCCATCATCGCAGGAGGTAACAGCTGCGTAGCGATTGCATCCGAAAGCAAACCGCTCTGCGCCATCACCCTCGCCGAGGCACTCGCCACATCGGATCTGCCAGGTGGTGTCGTCAACATCATCACCGGAAACCGCGCAGAACTTCTCCCCCACATCGGCACTCACATGGATGTCAATGCGGTCGTGGCTTCCGATCTATCAGACGGCGATAAAACCAGCCTCCGCACCGATGCCACCCACAACCTGAAACGCATCATCCTCCGCAAGGACGATCCCGCCAAAAGCGAATCCCCCTACCCCATTCTTTCCACCCAGGAAATCAAAACCACCTGGCACCCGATTGAATCAAGCATCACCGGGGTAGCCGGATACTAG
- a CDS encoding PEP-CTERM sorting domain-containing protein, producing MQAPLPLHVGLVMACTLNLVSAQSIDWTDWTSVNGTNDVATGSLLIDGTINATVSVSGCVAGTVIDGTSTAFSNAALFSPALVTSDTLRSDHNGSIPAMGDFVITFSSAITNPFFHLKENHHGFQAFDHTTGTPIATEIVSGNLVHTPGDNTTLGADTWTGGFMLIGSDTNNFGTTADGSFYLLGTYTQIRIRSINEDIVFYQIGDDDHVAPVPEPSTLWLGMLGFFFLLRRRK from the coding sequence ATGCAAGCCCCCTTACCTTTGCATGTCGGTCTTGTGATGGCATGTACCCTCAACCTTGTTTCCGCCCAGTCCATTGATTGGACCGACTGGACTTCTGTCAATGGCACAAACGACGTCGCGACAGGCTCCCTGTTAATTGATGGAACCATCAATGCCACGGTATCCGTCAGTGGATGTGTCGCTGGCACGGTCATCGACGGCACCAGCACGGCGTTCAGCAATGCGGCGCTTTTTTCTCCTGCCTTGGTAACGAGTGACACACTCCGTTCCGACCATAATGGCTCCATACCAGCCATGGGTGATTTTGTGATCACCTTCAGCAGTGCTATCACCAATCCGTTTTTCCACCTGAAGGAAAACCATCACGGTTTCCAAGCCTTTGACCACACCACGGGCACTCCCATCGCCACGGAAATCGTATCGGGAAACCTGGTCCACACACCTGGCGACAATACAACCCTGGGGGCCGACACATGGACAGGAGGCTTTATGCTGATCGGCTCGGATACCAATAACTTCGGAACCACCGCCGACGGCTCGTTTTACTTACTCGGCACCTACACTCAGATCCGGATTCGATCCATCAACGAGGATATTGTTTTCTATCAAATTGGTGATGATGATCATGTAGCACCCGTTCCCGAGCCTAGCACCCTGTGGCTTGGAATGCTCGGCTTCTTCTTTTTGCTACGCAGACGAAAGTAG
- a CDS encoding dihydrodipicolinate synthase family protein codes for MSNIFSGTIPALMTPCDAGGNPDFNTLVETAQGLVDAGMDSVVYCGSMGDWPLLTDQQRQTGVKALVDAGIKVIVGTGAQNTRIAEEHAAHAREVGAHGLMVIPRVLSRGLSPAAQYNHFTAILEAGGPDLPAVIYNSPYYGFATRADLFFKLHDKYPQLIGFKEFGGAADLTYAAENITTGNDKLTLMVGVDTQAYHGFVNCGAGGAITGVGNALPKEVLHLVDLCQRAAKGDAQARVHALELSEAMQVLSTFDEGPDLVLYYKHLMVLEGHDAYRYQIYADDQLSPPQKAHLESQHFLFRNWWASWEGR; via the coding sequence ATGAGCAACATTTTCTCAGGTACCATACCCGCACTGATGACCCCTTGTGATGCCGGGGGAAATCCGGATTTCAACACACTGGTCGAAACCGCACAGGGGCTGGTCGACGCCGGCATGGACTCGGTGGTTTACTGCGGCTCGATGGGCGACTGGCCATTACTGACCGACCAGCAACGTCAGACCGGTGTCAAGGCACTGGTCGACGCCGGAATCAAGGTGATTGTCGGCACCGGAGCGCAGAACACCAGGATTGCCGAGGAACACGCCGCCCACGCGCGGGAAGTAGGAGCCCACGGGCTGATGGTCATCCCGCGTGTGCTGTCACGCGGACTCTCCCCGGCTGCGCAATACAACCACTTCACCGCCATCCTTGAAGCTGGTGGCCCGGACCTGCCCGCCGTGATTTACAACTCCCCTTATTACGGCTTTGCCACCAGGGCTGACCTCTTTTTTAAACTGCATGACAAGTATCCTCAACTGATCGGATTCAAGGAGTTCGGTGGTGCGGCGGATCTAACCTACGCGGCGGAAAACATCACCACCGGTAACGACAAGCTCACTCTCATGGTGGGGGTGGACACCCAGGCATACCATGGATTTGTCAACTGTGGTGCCGGAGGGGCGATCACCGGTGTCGGTAATGCCCTGCCCAAAGAAGTCCTTCATCTGGTCGACCTCTGCCAGCGCGCCGCCAAAGGTGACGCCCAGGCCCGCGTCCATGCCCTGGAGCTCAGTGAGGCGATGCAGGTGCTCTCCACCTTCGACGAAGGTCCCGATCTCGTTCTCTATTACAAACACCTTATGGTGCTCGAAGGACACGACGCCTACAGATACCAGATCTACGCCGACGATCAGCTGAGCCCGCCGCAAAAGGCGCACCTGGAGTCGCAGCACTTCCTGTTCCGCAACTGGTGGGCGTCCTGGGAAGGAAGGTAG
- a CDS encoding aldehyde dehydrogenase (NADP(+)) gives MTLKGTSIIGSRRGQGKEPAGNSINPVTNEVLAPDYVAATNDELEQAVDLAAAAFVSYRDTSGAEKAGFLRAIADNIEASIEDLVERMPLETGLPEMRVRGEAGRTCGQLRMFANLVEEGSWVDARIDRAQPDRQPLPKVDTRSMLRPLGPVAVFAASNFPLAFSTAGGDTASALAAGCPVIVKAHSSHSGTAEIVGLAIQQAVAGCGLPEGVFSLVYGGGRTIGQALVKHPAIKAVGFTGSYAGGRALMDLAAARPEPIPVYAEMSAINPVVILPEIAIEKGEALAEGLFASLTLGVGQFCTNPGLVFIHADVVGRVIGKLAELVTNSTGASMLNSGICQAYGAGLDQLKNHPRVQTLAEGHCGEHGNQAVPTVFQTSAVDFLAAGDLTEEVFGPATLIVTYTSDDELAALFGALGGQLTASVHGTDGELALQGGLAKLMEDRAGRLVFNGFPTGVEVCASMVHGGPYPATSDGRSSSVGTMAIYRFTRPVCYQDCPDVLLPDALKEGNPLGIRRSEV, from the coding sequence ATGACACTCAAAGGAACATCCATCATCGGCAGTCGCCGCGGCCAAGGCAAGGAGCCGGCAGGTAATAGTATCAACCCAGTAACAAACGAAGTGCTTGCACCTGATTACGTAGCGGCCACGAACGACGAGCTTGAGCAGGCGGTTGACCTCGCTGCGGCAGCCTTTGTTAGCTACCGCGATACCTCCGGAGCTGAAAAGGCGGGGTTTCTCCGCGCCATTGCGGACAATATCGAGGCATCCATTGAGGATCTCGTCGAGCGTATGCCACTCGAGACAGGTTTGCCGGAAATGCGGGTCCGGGGCGAGGCAGGGCGCACCTGTGGTCAGTTACGGATGTTCGCCAATCTTGTCGAAGAGGGCTCATGGGTGGATGCCCGTATTGACCGGGCCCAGCCCGACCGCCAACCTCTGCCGAAAGTTGATACCCGCAGCATGCTGCGTCCACTCGGGCCGGTGGCTGTTTTTGCCGCGTCTAACTTTCCGCTGGCATTCTCCACCGCAGGGGGTGACACCGCCTCGGCACTTGCGGCGGGTTGTCCGGTCATCGTCAAAGCCCACTCGTCACACAGTGGCACGGCAGAGATTGTCGGTCTCGCCATCCAGCAAGCGGTGGCTGGTTGTGGACTTCCCGAGGGGGTTTTCTCTCTTGTCTACGGAGGCGGCCGGACCATTGGCCAGGCGCTGGTCAAACATCCTGCGATCAAGGCCGTTGGCTTTACCGGGTCATACGCTGGGGGGCGTGCGCTGATGGATCTCGCCGCCGCGCGCCCGGAGCCGATACCGGTCTATGCCGAAATGAGCGCCATCAATCCGGTGGTCATCCTTCCGGAAATTGCGATTGAAAAAGGCGAGGCGCTTGCCGAAGGATTGTTTGCTTCGCTCACCCTCGGTGTCGGGCAGTTCTGCACCAACCCGGGTCTGGTGTTTATCCATGCCGATGTGGTTGGCCGGGTCATAGGTAAACTCGCCGAACTCGTGACTAACAGCACGGGTGCCAGCATGCTGAACTCCGGTATTTGCCAGGCATATGGTGCAGGGCTCGACCAGCTTAAAAACCATCCCCGGGTGCAAACGCTGGCGGAAGGCCATTGCGGAGAGCATGGCAACCAGGCAGTGCCAACCGTATTCCAGACCAGTGCCGTTGATTTCCTTGCCGCCGGTGACCTTACCGAAGAAGTCTTTGGACCGGCCACATTGATTGTCACCTATACCAGCGATGACGAATTAGCTGCATTGTTTGGCGCTCTCGGTGGCCAGCTCACAGCGAGTGTGCATGGCACCGATGGTGAACTTGCCCTGCAAGGAGGCCTCGCCAAACTGATGGAGGACCGCGCCGGCCGACTTGTCTTTAACGGCTTCCCCACCGGGGTCGAAGTTTGTGCCAGCATGGTTCACGGCGGCCCGTATCCCGCGACATCCGATGGACGAAGCAGCTCCGTAGGCACCATGGCAATCTACCGTTTCACGCGTCCCGTCTGCTACCAGGATTGCCCGGATGTACTGCTGCCGGATGCACTCAAGGAGGGTAACCCACTTGGAATACGGCGCAGTGAGGTGTAG